One Physeter macrocephalus isolate SW-GA chromosome 10, ASM283717v5, whole genome shotgun sequence DNA window includes the following coding sequences:
- the PEX3 gene encoding peroxisomal biogenesis factor 3 isoform X1 — MLRSTWNFLKRHKKKCIFLGTVLGGVYILGKYGQKKIREIQEREAAEYIAQARRQYHFESNQRTCNMTVLSMLPTLREALMQQLNSESLTALLKNRPSNKLDIWEDLKIISFTRSIVAVYSTCMLVVLLRVQLNIIGGYIYLDNAAVGKNGTTVLAPPDVQQQYLSSIQHLLGDGLTELITVIKQAVQKILGSVSLKHSLSLLDLEQKLKEIRDLIEQHKSSSWINNDGSRSLLCHYMMPDEETPLAVQACGLSPRDVTTIKLLNETRDMLESPDFSTVLNTCLNRGFSRLLDNMAEFFRPTEQDLQHGNSMNSLSSVSLPLAKIIPIINGQIHSVCSETPSHFVQDLLMMEQVKDFAANVYEAFSTPQQLEK; from the exons gagtATATATCCTGGGGAAATATGGAcagaagaaaatcagagaaatacaagAAAGGGAGGCTGCAGAATACATTGCCCAAGCACGCCGACAGTATCATTTTGAAAGTAACCAGAGGACTTGCAATATGACAG TGCTGTCCATGCTTCCAACACTGAGAGAGGCCTTAATGCAGCAACTCAATTCTGAGAGCCTTACAGCTCTGCTAAAAAACAG gcCTTCAAACAAGCTAGACATATGGGAGGATCTGAAGATAATAA gtttcacAAGAAGTATTGTAGCTGTGTACAGTACTTGCATGCTGGTGGTTCTTTTGAGAGTCCAGTTAAACATAATTGGTGGATATATTTACCTGGATAATGCAGCAGTTGGCAAAAATGGCACC ACAGTTCTTGCCCCCCCAGATGTCCAACAGCAATATTTATCAAGTATTCAACACCTCCTTGGAGACG GCCTGACAGAATTGATCACTGTCATTAAACaagctgtgcagaagattttagGGAG tgTTTCTCTTAAACATTCTTTGTCCCTTTTGGACTTggagcaaaaactgaaagaaatcagagatctCATTGAGCAACataaatcttcttcttggattaataatGATGGATCCAGATCTTTATTGTGCCATTATATGATGCCAGATGAAGAAACTCCATTAGCAGTTCAG GCCTGTGGGCTTTCTCCTAGAGATGTGACCACTATTAAACTACTCAATGAAACTAGAGACATGTTGGAAAG TCCAGATTTTAGTACAGTTTTGAATACCTGTCTAAACCGAGGATTTAGTAGACTGCTAGACAATATGGCTGAGTTCTTTCGACCTACTGAACAGGACCTGCAACACGGTAACTCCATGAATAG TCTTTCCAGTGTCAGCCTGCCTTTAGCTAAGATAATTCCAATAATAAATGGACAGATCCATTCAGTTTGCAGTGAAACACCTAGTCATTTTGTTCAG GATCTGTTAATGATGGAGCAGGTGAAAGACTTCGCTGCTAACGTGTACGAGGCCTTTAGTACTCCTCAACAACTGGAgaaatga
- the PEX3 gene encoding peroxisomal biogenesis factor 3 isoform X2: MLRSTWNFLKRHKKKCIFLGVYILGKYGQKKIREIQEREAAEYIAQARRQYHFESNQRTCNMTVLSMLPTLREALMQQLNSESLTALLKNRPSNKLDIWEDLKIISFTRSIVAVYSTCMLVVLLRVQLNIIGGYIYLDNAAVGKNGTTVLAPPDVQQQYLSSIQHLLGDGLTELITVIKQAVQKILGSVSLKHSLSLLDLEQKLKEIRDLIEQHKSSSWINNDGSRSLLCHYMMPDEETPLAVQACGLSPRDVTTIKLLNETRDMLESPDFSTVLNTCLNRGFSRLLDNMAEFFRPTEQDLQHGNSMNSLSSVSLPLAKIIPIINGQIHSVCSETPSHFVQDLLMMEQVKDFAANVYEAFSTPQQLEK; this comes from the exons gagtATATATCCTGGGGAAATATGGAcagaagaaaatcagagaaatacaagAAAGGGAGGCTGCAGAATACATTGCCCAAGCACGCCGACAGTATCATTTTGAAAGTAACCAGAGGACTTGCAATATGACAG TGCTGTCCATGCTTCCAACACTGAGAGAGGCCTTAATGCAGCAACTCAATTCTGAGAGCCTTACAGCTCTGCTAAAAAACAG gcCTTCAAACAAGCTAGACATATGGGAGGATCTGAAGATAATAA gtttcacAAGAAGTATTGTAGCTGTGTACAGTACTTGCATGCTGGTGGTTCTTTTGAGAGTCCAGTTAAACATAATTGGTGGATATATTTACCTGGATAATGCAGCAGTTGGCAAAAATGGCACC ACAGTTCTTGCCCCCCCAGATGTCCAACAGCAATATTTATCAAGTATTCAACACCTCCTTGGAGACG GCCTGACAGAATTGATCACTGTCATTAAACaagctgtgcagaagattttagGGAG tgTTTCTCTTAAACATTCTTTGTCCCTTTTGGACTTggagcaaaaactgaaagaaatcagagatctCATTGAGCAACataaatcttcttcttggattaataatGATGGATCCAGATCTTTATTGTGCCATTATATGATGCCAGATGAAGAAACTCCATTAGCAGTTCAG GCCTGTGGGCTTTCTCCTAGAGATGTGACCACTATTAAACTACTCAATGAAACTAGAGACATGTTGGAAAG TCCAGATTTTAGTACAGTTTTGAATACCTGTCTAAACCGAGGATTTAGTAGACTGCTAGACAATATGGCTGAGTTCTTTCGACCTACTGAACAGGACCTGCAACACGGTAACTCCATGAATAG TCTTTCCAGTGTCAGCCTGCCTTTAGCTAAGATAATTCCAATAATAAATGGACAGATCCATTCAGTTTGCAGTGAAACACCTAGTCATTTTGTTCAG GATCTGTTAATGATGGAGCAGGTGAAAGACTTCGCTGCTAACGTGTACGAGGCCTTTAGTACTCCTCAACAACTGGAgaaatga